The sequence TTATTGGCAGAGAAGAAAGTCATTTCTCTCTGGGGCTGTGTAGCTCAGCTGTTTGGTTTCTCCATGTTGGTAAGTGCAGAGTGTTTAATCCTCTCAGTAATGGCTTACGACCGTTATGTCGCTATCTGCAAACCCTTGCTTTATCCGGTCATTATGAATAGCTCATTGTGTATTCGGTTTGCATTATCTTGCTGGTTAACTGGTTTTGTAAATGCTGTGATCCATACTGTTTTCACATTCAGACTCCCATTCTGTAGTAATAAGATTAACCACTTTCTGTGCGAGATCCCTCCACTACTGAAGCTGGCTTGCACTTCTACTCTCATTAACGAGATATTGCTCTTTGCTCTTGCTGGCATTATCTCTGTGGGTTCTTTCCTATTGATAGTTGTGTCTTACACTCACATTATCTCCACCATCATGAAAATTCCTTCGGTGGAAGGCCGTAAAAAAACGTTCTCCACCTGTGCCTCCCACCTTACTGTTGTAACCATGTTGTATGCTTCTGCTATCTTTGTTTATATGAGACCTTCTTCCAACTATTCCCTGAATACGGATAAACTTATTTCTGTGCTCTACACAGTGATAGCCCCTATGTTAAACCCCATTATCTACAGTATGAGGAATGTTGATGTGAAAATTGCTTTCAGGAAAACCTTCACAAGAAAAGCACCTTTAACTTGATGACAGATATAAGATGTATCCTATATGCACTGAATCTGCTTCTCCGTGACAGGGACGCCTCTGAGGTCCGTTTATATGACTGGAGCTAGCAGGATTCCCTGACATTGAGAAACAGTTTCAAAGCTTATTGAATGGGAGTCATAGGGGAATCTTCATATTGTCCTGTGCTTTCTGTGTCACATAGTGTGCTCATACTGTTTATGTAAAAGGTTTCTCTCTAATGTTAgtcacgtatatatatatatatatacatatatatatatatatatatatatatatatgtatatatatatatatatattgtgacaaacggcacCCTTACGTAGCGCTGCCATCTGTCTGGGCTCTTCACGATACAGTCATCTATGATTATTTAGAGAGACAAAAGGATAATATGTAGCACTAtattggaactacaatcattcacccagtagcccaagcacgctgcctaggggtcacactcgactcctctctcacattcgccccttacattcaaaacatttctaaaacctgttgctttttcctccgcaatataacaaagatacgtcctttcctctgttactcgactgctaaaacgctgactcaggccctcattctctcccgtcttgattactgtaacctcctgctgtccggccttcctgcctctcacctgtctcccctacaatctatcctaaatgctgctgccagaatcactctactctttcttagatctgtctcagcatctcccctcatgaaatccctctcctggcttccgatcaaatcccgcatctcacactccgttcttctcctcacttttaaagctttacactcctctgcccctccttacatctcagccctaatttctcgttgtGCACcttccagactcttgcgttcttctcaaggatgtcttctttctaccccctttgtatctaaagccctctcccgccttaaactttttcactgactgccccacacctctggaatgcccttcccctcagtacccgactagcaccctctctatccacctttaagacccaccttaagacacacttgcttaaagtagcatatgaatagcactgtggatattctgaacacatgattcataaagcttggccccctgcagacgcacttaccagaactccctccgactgtctctgtacgttctccctacctaccaattagactgtaagctcctcggggcagggactcttcttccttaatgttacttttatgtctgaagcacttactcccatgctctgttatttatattatctgttatttatttgattaccacatgtattactactgtgaagcgctatgtacattaatggcgctatataaataaagacatacaatacaatacaataattcaGGCTTCTATCTGTTTTATTTTGTCCCAGtatgggactgcagctttaacagataCGGTACACATTGGAGGCACTCAGCCATTAACCTACGGTGGTTTTATTCTTATATCAGAGATAGgtatctcacgcacactgtccctttaagaagacaaaattaaaaaaaaaaaactactcccTTTGGGAGACACACAGCATATGCCTCTCAACCATTTGCTGGCCAGCTAAGACAGTTACCAGTTATCTGTTACTGTGTGGCCAGTTACcagctttaaataacacacatgtATAGAGAAGTATAGGCCTATACTGAGAAATGTCATGTAAAAGGAATAGTAGAGCGTACGGCATAGTCACTATTCACACAGTATATGTGACTGTGACTGattacatttcttttttgtttcaaattttttattgttttttttgagAGAATAACATCAAATAACAGGTTTctacatacatctgttacaatttcacaatgtataaaaataataaatattaaacatTGTATTACAACATACATAATACTCTTGTTGTCTTCTTTATCTTATAAGCTACTTTCCAACCGTTGAATTCTACAaaacattgtgtatatatattttttttttacattttagcaACCTATTTAGGAAGCAGCTGCTTCCGGGCATTTCCCTCAGAGAAAATCAAGGATAGAGGAGAAAAAAGCAagaaagaagagggagggggagtgggtagggggtgggatgagaagagggggatggggggagggcggTGTCCTATTAACTCCAATCTTGTATGGtccctatattttatttttaattgtctgGCCAAACTGACCAAaccttatggaacttatccaccTTTTGGCTCAGCTGTGCCGAGAGGAGTTCCATTAGCCTTATTTCCTTGATACGTCTCAGTACTGTCTGCTTGGAGGGGGGATTTATCTTTTTCCATGCCGCGGCTACCGAGCATCGAGCTGCAGTGAGGACATGGCTTATTATTTTATTCTCTTGGGGTTGTAGGTCCTCTATTGGTTTAGCCAGCACCATGACCAGTGGGTCCACCTCTATCTCTAGTCCCAGGAGCTCTCGTATCATTGTTTGCATCATGATCCAGAACCCCGGAATTTTTGGgcaattccaccagatatgagccatatctcctttttgcccacatcctctccaacacaaatctgaggacccggggaaaatctggctcaacctatttggggttaggtaccaatggaacataattttgtatatattttcttttatagttGTGCAGATTGATGTTTTAGAGGCCGCTTCCCAGATattctcccagtcttctctatctaaTTCTAGATTTAAGTCCtctgcccattttagcatgtagtTATGGTTAGTTTGTGCCGCAACCGACGCCAGACCCAGATATACCTCAGAAATCAGACCTTTGCAGTAATAGCCTCTTCTGCATAGTCTCTAAAATTTTGTCATAGCAGCAAACGCTGTGTTTTTTGAAACTGTTTGTAGGTAATGTCGAATTTGTAAATAACCAAACATCGGTAAATTTGTAATTTTATGCTTTTTCTCCAACTCTGGGAGTGCAAGAATCTTATTTTTGGATACATAGTCATCCGCCAATACCAACCGCAGCTCTTTATATTTACTAAGTCCCTTTGGGAGGCAGCCTGGGATAAACTCGGGATTGCTAAATATGGGGGTCATTAGAGTGGGGGACGATGCCAAATGATATTTCTCCTTCATGACCATATTCTCCATGTAcacctcattgctcccagtttttttttgtaacaatttttttattgggtacaATCAGATAATGCAGAACATACAAGAGTGTCATGGTCCCATGACAGTGATGCTTTTTACAGTCTGAGAGTGTCCTTATTACATTTTCCATTTTCTTAGATGGGGGGatataaggggggggagaggagtggggagaaATAGACATACAGGGgtatagggggggaagggggggacccatggggagggagggggagtcgtCCACGGGACTCAGTACCATCCTCTCCTCCCCtgggctctggggggggggaagaaaaaaaaaaaaaaagggggggggggggggggtggcgcgccCCTGCTCCCGCGACTCGGCTCACTTGAGCTTATTTTGCTAGCCAGGGGTCCCAGGTGTTCAGgaattggggtattttcttttgGAGTAAGGCGGTCAGTTTCTCCATCGTCATAACTTCATTGATTCTTCTAGTGACAGTAGCTCTAGAGGGGGCTTTGGTCTGCTTCCAGGCGGCTGCTATGGAGCACCTGGCCACCGTCAATATTGCTGTTACTAGTCTGGACATTGGTGAGGGGAGATCTACAAttggtttgttcagcaccagggtcaatggGTCCAAGGGTAGGGATAGTCCCGTAACTTCGTGTATGAGCCTCTGGATCATGGTCCAAAATCTCtgtatctccggacatgaccaccaaatgtgggccatgtctcccttttgaccacatccacgCCAGCACAGGTCAACTGCgcctgggtagatctggctcagcctagcaggagtcaggtaccactgaaatagaattttatatatgttttcttttattgttgtgcaaattgatgttttaggggcctgctcccagatctcctcccagtcttccgAGTCTATTGCAAGGCCTAATTCTTCAGACCATCTTTGCATGTACCGATGGTTGGGTTGGTTTGAAGGTGACTCTAATCCTTTATATATTTGTAAGATCAGGCCCTTTTGGTAAGTTGTTCTGGTACATAGAGTTTAGAATCTGGTTAGTTTGGGGAATTTAGAGGTTGGGGAGAGGGACAAAAGGAAATGTCGGACTTGCATGTATTTAAAAAGGTGGAGGCCCTGGATCTCGAATTTGTCCCTGATCTCCTGAAAAGTAGCGATCTTATCTTTCTGCAGCAGGTCGGCCACCATCCTAATACTATGactctgaaattggtcaaattgacttggggaaaaccctggagggaatttggggttcccgaagatgggggtgagctgtgagggggatgctaccagaccatacttccctttgcttttaagccatacttcccacgtgcatctcattgctcccagggcaaaccttggtggTTTGGCCCCGCTGCTGCCAGTGGGCCACATTGCCACCTGGAAGGAGAGGGGGCAGGCGTAGTGAGACTCTATCTCTAACCATGAAGCtaaggccgggtcgcaattccaaactacagcctgcttcagctgtgcTGCGAGATAATATTTTGCTAGGTCGGgtacccccacacctcctctctctctagacgagagcatcactgaccgagggactctgggccttttatcattccaaatgaattggagaaTTAGAGACTGCATGTTTTTAAGCGATGTTTGTGGGACggggattgggagggtttggaaattatACAACAGTCTTGGAAGAACGTTCATTTTTACTGCCGTCATTCTTCCAAACCATGagatttggtgttttttccagaTTTCTAGGTCTTTTTTTAATCTGGTTAAATAAGGGGGGGTAGTTATATTGAAATAGAGTATTGTAGGAATTCGAGATTTTTAcacctaggtatttaatatagGAGGAACTCCAGCGGTATTTATAGTTGGCTTGAATGAGTTTCCagtcctgggggggggagagataaatGTTTACTTTATAGTCAGATATTTGGCCAAATTGTGTCAGGTGCCGTTGGAGGTTGGGAAGGGACGTGTGGGGGGCAGCGAGAGTCAAAATTACATCATCTGCAAACAGCGAAATTTTGTGTTCTCTATCTCCAATTTGAATACCTTTTATGTTGGTTTCTTCCCTGATCGTAGCTGCTAGAGGTTCTATAGATAGGGCAAAtagtaggggggagagtggacagcctTGTCTGGTCCCGTTTCTAATCTTTATTGGGTCTGAGAAACCACCTGCCAGTTTGACATATGCTGTTGGGTTGTGATAAAGAGCTCTCACCCCTTCCAGGAAAGGTCCTGAGAATCCAAACCTCAGCATGGTCtggtctaggaaggaccacttgatcctgtcgaacgctttttcagcttCGAGGCTCAGGATTATTGCCTTGGTCCCAGAGAGATGCacatggtctattatatccactattttgcgggtgttgtcggaggcctgtcttccggacacaaatcctacttgatctacatgtatcagtctagggagaattgggtttagcctgtttgccagaatcttgctgtagattttgagatcggtatttagcagggagataggcctATAATTCCCACAGAGgagtgggtctctgccctctttgtgAATGATCGCTAAATTTGCTGCTGTGATGGTAGAGGGGATCGGCTCTCCCTGTAGGAATGAGTTATACATTTGGAGGAGGTAGGGGGATAAGATTGGTAtaaacattttataataaatattgGAAAAGCCGTCTGGGCCCGGTGTTTTTGCTTAAGGGATTTAATAGCTTGGTAAAGTTCCTCTTGGGTTATAGGTTTGTTCAAGCTCTCAATTTCTTCGGAGGTGAGTGTGGGGAGGCTGCAGTGCTTTAGGTATTGAGTTATTTTATTGATATTAACTGGGTCCCCGTCTGGGGGGTGAAGATTGTACAGGTCTGAGTAAAATTTCGCAAACTCCTGTGTTATCTCCTTCTCTAGATATGTGACCTGTCCTTTATCTGTCTGAATTTTTGCTATCTGGGCTTTTGCTCTGGCGCCTCATAATTTCGAGGCCAGGAGCTTGTcggctttgttgcctttgtcaaaGTATGTTTGTTTTGACCATCTAAGGGCTTTTTCGACTTCCTCcaattgtgtgtgtttgagggCAGCTCTGGCTAGGGTTAATTGCTTTAGGGTCTTTTTAGACAACACGATTTTGTGTTGGGCTTCTAGCTGGGAGATCTTTTCTGTGAGCTCTTTTTGGAGTTTAaaattttgcttttttttgtatgAGGCCATGGAGATTAAGTCTCATCTGATAGtagctttgtgggcctcccagagcATAGCTGGGGTTGAGGCGGAGCCTTTATTAAACTTAAAGAATGCTATCAGTTTTTGGCGTATTGATTTCTCAGTGTCAGGGCAGTTAAGCAGGGAATCATTTAGTTTCCATTTATATTGGAAGTGTTTGACAAAGGGTAGGGTTAAGGAGAGGTCAATCGGTGCATGATCGGACCAGGTGATTGGTCCGATGTTGGACTGGGAGGAGGCCTGGAAGACGTTACTGGTgcccagaaaataatcgatcctcgagtaggactgatgaggggtggagaaaaaagtatagtccctctggccctggtgctgagccctccatatatcGATCAGTGAATAGTTCTCCATGATGTCACGGAATTTCTTAGCTTTTTTTTGGGCTTGAGCGCTGCTCGGGGAGGGAGTGTGGGCTGGGCTTTTTTGACCGGGACCCGATTTGTCATTTATATATGATgctaccatattaaaatctccctcGATGATCAGGGAGGACAGAGATTGTTGGTCTAGGGATTCTAGTAGGTTGGTCAGAAAGAGGATTTGATTATCGTTGGGGGCGTACACATTAACAATTGTGATCGGGGATCCTGCTAATGTGCCCTGGAGTGTTAGCGAACGCCCTTCGGGATCCGGGTATGATTTTGTCAGGACAAATGGGACTCCAGTCCTGATGaggatagctactcctctttttttactaGGGGAGGaggcatgcgcagtgtactcggttgggcgattttggcgcgaaatgggtgtattaaaggtaaggaggtatagtgatgtggtacaccttgataaagtcccgtgggacgaaacatgtcggtgtgtgggctgtgtttctgtccctgtgcaattatccaataaaccaccctcagttttagcacggagttgtgccccttattcattttttctacaggactctccctgcagatttctacttcagctgtgctccttgcttccctacatTCTGAGGAGGCATAGTATGCCTGGGGAAATACACTTTTAAATGTGTTGGGGGGCGTCTGGGtgttaaagtgggtttcttggaTTAGAACTATATCGCCTTTAGATCTTTTAAGATCTATAAGGACTAATTTCCTTTTTTTTGCTGAGTTGAGGCCTTTGGCGTTTATTGAAATTAGTTTAATGGAGGCCATTATTTTTCTTATGGTGTTTTCAGGGCTCTTGGCCCTGTGGCTCCTATTCTTCCCATGTCAGGAGCTCGGAACCGGGGGGCGGCGCTCAGGCCTGTGCCCTCGGTAGAGGGGGTCGCGGAGGAGGGGGCCGCGCTGTGAACGGGGGTAGGAGGAGAGGGGAACACATAAGGGAGGAAAAAACTGGGTGGGCCTTGGGGAGGCCTATGAAAAATAGCCTTTGTCACTTACGTGAAAAAGGTGGTGGGGCGAGATGCCCCTAAGGGGACTTCCGGGAACATGGGCCTGTCACGGAGCATGGTGTTAGACCCTAGACCCTCTTTACTGTAGGGAGAGGGAACCACTGTTAATAGGTGTGGGGCGCGAGTAGATTCTCTATTTTTAGAGATGAAAAGGGATCTACATTTGTCTAGGCTAGTCCTTTTACAATTAGAGTGAAAGATGGCTCTTTGATCTCCTTACTCTAGGGCTCTTTGTGGACATGGTCGGGTTGGGCTTAGGTGTGCACTTTGCTCAGTAGATTTCTGATtatagggggggaaagggggggagtggggaaggtATAGGatcagggggtggggaggcgggagaggggggggagggggtgtacacGGGGTGATACACATTTATAGTACGTTTTCATCATTGCAGTACAATTGCTAAACAACCTGGTaatagtgaaagagagaggggacagcTTTATAGGTTATTTCCTATTTGGTTTTACATGTTGTCATTTTTTGTCTCTGGTGCCTTGGTTCAtatgtggggggggaatgtggaggtgggggggtggaaagggtgggggtgggtggggggaagggtggggggggcaggtgggtaggctggggggagggagggggaaggggattaTAGGAATCGGTGAGCATGAGTCTTGATTATGGGTAAATTACCGAGTGGGTAAAAGTGACTGCGCTCTTATctcttggggggggaggggtgaaagaggggggcgggaagggggcgggaagggggggggactcTGGGTTCAGCACTGGCCTAAAGGAAGGGaaaggtgaggggagggggagggaaaagaagaaggggggggaaagtggggggcaagggagggggggaacatttATTGTGAGGGATATTTAACCACATTATAGTTGAATGATTCTTCATACTTTAGCTCAAAATCTGTTAGCTAATGGGAGAGCGCCCTCTCCTGGTCAAGTCTGGAACAAATTGTTCGTTTTGTGTTTTTACTGTACCCGGCTGTCTCAGAGAGTGAGActgaggggcctatgcagagagcagcgaattttaaaattggcgaatttattaaaaagtagcttttttggagagttttaatctccatatgcagaaaagtgcgaattctgctatgtttaacatggatgcgtgtggcgagtttaaattggcgagatgcgcgcttcagaaacgtgtaaaaacaaattcgcgcctttttttttccctttgcaatggccgcgagcggcagttttttttggcgaggcaaaacggagacaatcgcgccattttattggcgcgaacagccgctagatgccgttcgcgcctctctgcatacggatattttttaaactggcgagattgcggttctcgccagccgcgaggcgagttttacaaatagaaaagaaaaattggcgcgtttttcggaaatctccattttctgctgttttctgcgcgattatctccaaaaaatggcgaatttcgaaaattcgctgctctctgcataggcccctgggTGTTGTTCGTTCTCCTCTCTGCTTTCGAGGGCTGGTCTCCTGCTTGCGTCCTCAGGGTAAGCCGTGAGTTCATTGTTTCTCCAGCGTCTATATGTTCTCATAGGGGGAGATGGTAGGGTTAAAGGAGgtcaggggatgggggggggggggcaggggtaggtggaGGGGGCATCT comes from Ascaphus truei isolate aAscTru1 chromosome 4, aAscTru1.hap1, whole genome shotgun sequence and encodes:
- the LOC142492544 gene encoding olfactory receptor 5V1-like, with protein sequence MENQTIFTQFLLLGLSSRKDLQLLLFGIFFIVYLMTLIGNLIIIVLIWVDLCLHKPMYFFLSNLSFLDICYSSVSVPKMLTNLLAEKKVISLWGCVAQLFGFSMLVSAECLILSVMAYDRYVAICKPLLYPVIMNSSLCIRFALSCWLTGFVNAVIHTVFTFRLPFCSNKINHFLCEIPPLLKLACTSTLINEILLFALAGIISVGSFLLIVVSYTHIISTIMKIPSVEGRKKTFSTCASHLTVVTMLYASAIFVYMRPSSNYSLNTDKLISVLYTVIAPMLNPIIYSMRNVDVKIAFRKTFTRKAPLT